Part of the Carnobacterium pleistocenium FTR1 genome is shown below.
TGATGTTATGACAGCAGGAGCCCATGGCGTAGCTAGAGAAATCACAGAAACGATCGATCCTAATAAATATTATCCTAACCATGAAGCGATTGATTTTTACCATCGCTATAAAGAAGATATAGCTTTATTTGCAGAAATGGGACTGAAGTGTTTAAGGACGTCTATCTCTTGGACCAGAATTTTCCCAAATGGAGATGAAGAAATACCCAATGAAGAAGGTTTGAAATTTTATGATGCTGTATTTGATGAATTATTAGCTCATGGTATCGAACCAGTTATCACATTGTCTCATTTTGAAATGCCTTTACATCTTGCAAAAGAATACGGTGGATTTAGAAGTAGAAAAGTGGTTGATTACTTTGCTAAATTTTCAGAAGTTTGTTTTGAGCGTTATCAAGATAAAGTGAAATATTGGATGACATTCAATGAAATCAATAACCAAATGGATACAAATAATCCTATTTTTCTGTGGACTAACTCTGGAGTAACAGTAGCACCAGGTGAGAATCCAAAGGAAATCATGTATCAAGTAGCACATCATGAATTATTAGCAAGTGCTAAAGCCGTGATCATTGGGAAGAAAATCAATCCAGATTTTGAAATTGGTTGTATGATATCACATGTTCCTATTTATCCTTTCTCATGTAATCCAAAAGATGTTATGGCTGCAGAAGAAGCTATGCACCAACGCTTCTTTTTCTCAGACGTTCACGTTAGAGGATATTACCCAAGTTATGCTCTAAAAGAATTTGAACGTGAAGGGTATACGATAGGGATTGAAGAAGGCGATTTAGATATCCTTAAAAAAGGGACCGTAGATTATGTTGGATTCAGTTACTACATGTCAACAGTTGTTAAGACGGATGTAGTGAATGATAATCTAGGTAACGTAGTCAATGGAGGATTATCGAATGCGGTAATCAACCCTTATATTGAAACCAGTGATTGGGGTTGGGCTATTGATCCAGAGGGATTACGCTATACGATGAATCGTCTGTATGACCGTTATCAATTGCCCCTATTTATCGTTGAAAATGGTTTTGGGGCTATCGATAAACTAGAAGATGATAACCAAATTCATGATCCAGAAAGAATAGAGTACCTGACTAAACATATTGAAGCAATGCAAAAAGCAGTAGACTACGATGGTGTGGATTTAATGGGTTATACTCCTTGGGGAATTATCGATTTAGTTTCCTTTACTACTGGAGAAATGAAAAAAAGATACGGCATGATTTATGTCGATCGAGATAACGAAGGAAATGGGTCACTAAATCGTTATAAAAAAGATTCATTCGAATGGTACAACAAGGTCATAGCGTCAAATGGAACAGATTTATCTTGGGAAAAACCAAAAAACTTGATAAAATAAAACTGATCATTTAAAGTGCCCCACATACTAGAAAAGTATGTGGGCCTTTTTGTATTAATGATTTTAAAAAAAATAGGGTAAATCTAATAAAAGCAGCTTCCTGTAATAAACAGGAAGCTGCTTTTATTGTTTCATAATTTATTTTTAATGTCCTTAACACAGTGTCCATTTTATTTAATACTGAGCATCTTTTGTCTATTTTTCAACATTCATAAATGCATTTATTAATAGCGCCTTATATTTTATTCTAATTCTTACACAATGATTAGTTATGTAGCAATTTAGCATAATAACGAATCGCTTCGATAGCGCTATGCCAAGCATGCAGCTTATCTTGCCGCTCATTAATAGTCATATGGGGTTCAAATTGTTCATCCGCAGACACTAAAGCGGTTAGCTCATCTTGATTGCGCCAATAATCAACCGCTAATCCAGCGAGGTATGCAGCCCCTAGTCCGGTTGTCTCTAAACGTTCAATACGTTTAACAGTTTTCCCAAGAATATCTGCTTGAAATTGGATTAACAGATTATTTTGTGCGGCTCCGCCATCGACATGAAGAATATCTACGTCGATACCAGTATCTAATTCCATTAATTCGATGATGTCACTGACTTGATAAGCAAGGGACTCTAAAGTTGCTCGAACAACTTCCCGATGGCTTGTAGATTCATCAATTCCTAGAATAGCTCCTCTTACGCTTGAATCCCAATAGGGCGAACCAATTCCTCGAAAGGCAGGTACAACATAAACGCCCGAATTCGTCGCTGCTTCAAGGGCCAATAACTCTGAATCATCCATCGATTCAAATAAGTTTAAGCCGTCTTTTAACCATTCAATTGCACTACCTGAAATAAGAGCCGAACCTTCAAGAGCGTAGGTTATTTTGTTATCAAATGAGTATCCGATTGTAGTGAGTAATTTGTGTTCAGATAGTTTTGGTTCAGAACCGGTATTCATCACGATAAAGGTTCCTTGACCATAAGTGCTTTTTACTTGTCCAGATCGAAAAGCTAATTGACCAAATAACGCGGCCTGTTGGTTTCCGGCAACGCCAGCAATTGGAATGTTTGCTCCATCAAACAAATCTAAATCGGTTGTTCCATAAAGATGAGAGCTTGGGTAAACTTTAGGTAGCATGCTCTCAGGGATGTTAAATAGATTAAGTAACTGTTGATCCCATTCCAGCGTATGGATATTGAACAACATTGTTCGTGAAGCATTTGTATGATCGGTGCAGTGCAACTTGCCATTGGTCAGATTCCAAATGAGCCAACTATCAACTGTACCAAAGGCTAACTCTCCGCGATCTGCTCTTTCTTGTGCACCAGGATGGTGATCTAGGATCCAACGAATTTTACTAGCAGAAAAATAAGGACTCAAAACTAAACCGGTCTTTTCGTGGATAGAGGCTTCGACGTTTTCTTGTTTAAGCTGATTAACAATAGCTAATGATTGATTGGAACTCCAGACAATTGCATTGTAGATAGGCTGACCAGTTTTACGATCCCACACAATAGTTGTTTCGCGTTGATTTGTAATGCCCAGTGCTTTGATCTGATTGAATGAGACCCCGGAATGTTTGATAACTTTAAGAAAGACATCACGGACGGACTGCCAAATAGCGTTTGGATCTTGTTCGACCCAGCCGGACTGTGGGATCTTCTGTTCAAAAGTTTGAGCTGCTGTGCTTATGTAATTTCCTTGACGATCAATAATAATTGCGCGTGTTGTGGTTGTCCCTTGGTCAATTGCTAAAATATATTCTGCCATAAGTAATTATCCCCTTAAATGGATTGCATAGTAAACAGTCATTTTCATGCT
Proteins encoded:
- the glpK gene encoding glycerol kinase GlpK; this encodes MAEYILAIDQGTTTTRAIIIDRQGNYISTAAQTFEQKIPQSGWVEQDPNAIWQSVRDVFLKVIKHSGVSFNQIKALGITNQRETTIVWDRKTGQPIYNAIVWSSNQSLAIVNQLKQENVEASIHEKTGLVLSPYFSASKIRWILDHHPGAQERADRGELAFGTVDSWLIWNLTNGKLHCTDHTNASRTMLFNIHTLEWDQQLLNLFNIPESMLPKVYPSSHLYGTTDLDLFDGANIPIAGVAGNQQAALFGQLAFRSGQVKSTYGQGTFIVMNTGSEPKLSEHKLLTTIGYSFDNKITYALEGSALISGSAIEWLKDGLNLFESMDDSELLALEAATNSGVYVVPAFRGIGSPYWDSSVRGAILGIDESTSHREVVRATLESLAYQVSDIIELMELDTGIDVDILHVDGGAAQNNLLIQFQADILGKTVKRIERLETTGLGAAYLAGLAVDYWRNQDELTALVSADEQFEPHMTINERQDKLHAWHSAIEAIRYYAKLLHN
- a CDS encoding 6-phospho-beta-glucosidase → MKKDFLWGGALAAHQFEGGWNEGGKGPDVIDVMTAGAHGVAREITETIDPNKYYPNHEAIDFYHRYKEDIALFAEMGLKCLRTSISWTRIFPNGDEEIPNEEGLKFYDAVFDELLAHGIEPVITLSHFEMPLHLAKEYGGFRSRKVVDYFAKFSEVCFERYQDKVKYWMTFNEINNQMDTNNPIFLWTNSGVTVAPGENPKEIMYQVAHHELLASAKAVIIGKKINPDFEIGCMISHVPIYPFSCNPKDVMAAEEAMHQRFFFSDVHVRGYYPSYALKEFEREGYTIGIEEGDLDILKKGTVDYVGFSYYMSTVVKTDVVNDNLGNVVNGGLSNAVINPYIETSDWGWAIDPEGLRYTMNRLYDRYQLPLFIVENGFGAIDKLEDDNQIHDPERIEYLTKHIEAMQKAVDYDGVDLMGYTPWGIIDLVSFTTGEMKKRYGMIYVDRDNEGNGSLNRYKKDSFEWYNKVIASNGTDLSWEKPKNLIK